A stretch of the Flavobacterium aquiphilum genome encodes the following:
- a CDS encoding zinc-dependent metalloprotease encodes MKKIFILTIMLAALLQHGFAQAQEKKEDTINNPQKGLQAYDKIIKEGTKSKIGLFTVTQVANKFYFQIPDSLYNRYMLVVTRYLSTPEGMGLFGGEKANEQTIYFEKGANNTVFLRSLQYRQDVRNPDSMLAKALAGSNENPIVAAFPIKTINPTTGNTVIDVTDAFKKDNPMFSLPSQEKTDRKLTTLADDKTFIETIDSYPINIEVKTTKTYTSSSSNSGSITIRLNVSIVLLPKTPMRKRFEDERVGYFANKYVLFDDDQQRAEKKFIIQRYRLEPKDKDIKKYLRGELVEPKKQIVYYIDPATPKKWRPYLIAGINDWQKAFEAAGFKNAIVGKEWPEDDKTMSLEDARYSVVRYLASETPNAYGPRISDPRSGEIMESHVGWYHNVMKLVQRWYMIQVGPLDPKARKMHLDDELMGQLIRFVSSHEIGHTIGLRHNMGASSATPVEKLRDKKWVEANGHTVSIMDYARFNYVAQPEDNIGPDGIYPRIGMYDKWAVKWGYSYFPNAKDEFEEENILAKLTTDSLTANPKLWFGGEGKDEDPRSQSEDLGDDAVLASDYGIKNLKRVVPNLVEWTYEPNDAYNNLEDMHKAVVAQYSRYLYHVLKYIGNNYITKRSVDEKGTVNQPVPKAKVKAAIDYIGRQLFVAPLWMYPQNIDQLISLKTEDQISDQQNQALNILLSSGMLYNISLKSMQFEGAYTVPEFLNDLQQTVWVKFTGDTKQDYYRRALQRSYIDKLGMLLLPKEAEPGKALNAAQRSDIRLYGKQHILKLRSDVTKLMNSSTGINKDHFESILIDIDKIISKLNKTDI; translated from the coding sequence ATGAAAAAAATATTTATATTAACAATCATGCTGGCTGCTTTGCTCCAGCATGGTTTTGCGCAAGCTCAAGAAAAAAAAGAAGATACTATCAATAACCCGCAAAAAGGTTTACAGGCCTACGATAAGATAATTAAAGAGGGAACTAAAAGTAAAATAGGTCTTTTTACAGTTACTCAAGTAGCTAATAAATTTTACTTTCAAATTCCAGACAGTTTGTATAACAGATACATGCTGGTAGTGACAAGATATCTTTCTACTCCTGAAGGAATGGGGCTTTTTGGCGGTGAAAAAGCCAACGAACAAACCATTTACTTTGAAAAAGGAGCTAATAACACTGTTTTCTTAAGATCATTGCAGTATAGACAAGATGTTCGCAATCCAGATTCGATGCTCGCAAAAGCATTAGCCGGCAGTAACGAAAATCCAATTGTTGCCGCTTTTCCAATAAAAACAATCAATCCAACTACTGGAAATACTGTAATTGATGTAACAGATGCTTTTAAGAAAGATAATCCTATGTTTTCTTTGCCAAGTCAAGAAAAAACAGATAGAAAACTAACTACACTTGCTGATGATAAAACTTTCATCGAGACTATAGATAGCTATCCTATTAACATTGAGGTAAAGACCACCAAGACATATACGAGTTCTTCATCAAACAGCGGAAGCATAACAATAAGATTAAATGTCTCAATTGTATTACTGCCAAAAACGCCAATGCGAAAACGTTTTGAAGATGAAAGAGTTGGTTATTTTGCCAATAAATATGTTTTGTTTGATGATGACCAGCAGCGGGCTGAAAAAAAATTCATTATTCAGCGTTACCGTTTGGAACCAAAAGATAAAGACATCAAAAAATACTTAAGAGGCGAACTGGTTGAACCTAAAAAACAAATTGTTTACTACATTGACCCAGCTACTCCAAAAAAATGGAGACCTTATTTAATTGCAGGTATCAACGACTGGCAGAAAGCTTTTGAAGCAGCAGGTTTTAAAAATGCTATTGTTGGTAAAGAATGGCCGGAAGATGATAAAACAATGAGCCTGGAAGACGCTAGGTATTCGGTAGTAAGATATCTTGCCTCTGAAACGCCAAATGCTTACGGCCCTAGAATTAGTGATCCAAGAAGCGGGGAAATCATGGAGAGCCACGTAGGCTGGTATCATAATGTGATGAAATTAGTGCAAAGATGGTATATGATTCAGGTAGGACCTTTAGATCCAAAAGCCAGAAAAATGCATTTGGATGATGAGTTAATGGGACAGTTAATCCGTTTTGTTTCTTCTCATGAAATTGGACATACAATTGGTTTACGCCACAACATGGGAGCGAGCAGTGCGACTCCTGTTGAAAAATTAAGGGATAAAAAATGGGTCGAAGCAAATGGTCATACCGTTTCTATAATGGATTATGCCCGCTTTAACTATGTGGCTCAGCCGGAAGATAATATTGGTCCGGATGGTATTTACCCTCGTATCGGGATGTACGATAAATGGGCTGTTAAATGGGGATACAGCTATTTTCCAAACGCTAAAGATGAGTTTGAAGAAGAAAACATTCTTGCCAAATTAACAACGGACAGTTTAACTGCTAATCCTAAATTATGGTTTGGAGGTGAAGGAAAAGACGAAGATCCTCGCAGTCAGTCAGAAGATTTGGGTGATGACGCAGTACTTGCCAGCGATTATGGGATTAAAAATTTGAAGCGTGTTGTACCAAATCTTGTAGAATGGACTTACGAACCAAACGATGCTTATAACAATTTAGAAGATATGCATAAAGCGGTTGTAGCACAATATTCAAGATACTTGTATCATGTGTTGAAATATATTGGTAACAACTATATAACTAAGAGAAGTGTTGACGAGAAAGGTACCGTAAACCAGCCTGTACCAAAAGCAAAAGTGAAAGCAGCAATCGATTATATAGGCAGACAATTGTTTGTAGCGCCACTTTGGATGTATCCACAAAATATTGATCAGCTTATTTCTTTAAAAACAGAGGATCAGATTTCAGATCAACAGAATCAAGCATTGAATATATTACTTAGTTCCGGCATGCTATACAATATTAGCCTTAAATCGATGCAGTTTGAAGGAGCTTATACCGTTCCTGAGTTTTTAAACGATTTGCAGCAAACTGTATGGGTAAAATTTACTGGTGACACAAAACAGGATTATTACAGAAGGGCATTACAGCGCAGCTATATTGATAAATTAGGTATGTTGTTATTGCCTAAAGAAGCAGAGCCAGGCAAAGCTTTGAATGCAGCACAGCGTAGTGATATAAGATTATATGGTAAACAGCATATTTTAAAATTAAGATCCGATGTTACCAAATTAATGAACTCATCAACAGGGATTAATAAAGATCACTTTGAAAGTATTTTAATCGATATTGACAAAATTATTTCAAAATTAAACAAAACAGATATATGA
- a CDS encoding SusC/RagA family TonB-linked outer membrane protein: MKFNLQTKNPYKKFGKKIPRLSFSNHVWAFCTLLILFCSFTVQAQKVSVNFKDAPLETVLKETAKQANYEVFYNQNLLKNSNPVTINVKNSNLREALNLIFSNQNLKYTITNQTIVVTALKEENRGNGIINIRGKVLNSKNETFPGINVYIAGTSRHSITDYDGSFSFDNVPSDGILECSGLTIEKKSFSINGRSELTLIVEDKISAMKEVVVTGFQTLTRSHSTGAIAQVNEKVLNENINTNLATAIEGRVAGLMFQKNPTGAAADTPILRGIGTYSSLEVGYSPLLVIDGLPTELTLDQINPYDIESVNVLKDAAAGSIYGSRAANGIIVLTTKKGNGKLKVSINSDFFVGTKPNLKDMNYASTSELIDFEQAVYNRERARFANTTSMFSSYGDIGSSSPKYYSPLYQLNRDLEDGKINSADYGTTIAQWRKNDYIKDYSDNVWQNEYRQRYNIAFSGSTSKQNTYVSLNYDAADNRIKNNDSRAFNLYAKSSFQMNNWLNATFGLNSTYTNEDVTDSDFGNYDIQKRYERITDDNGNLVISPFVGIKDGFTGSSVINPAMAAKINSLSGFKSVRFNVLDALQEGITKENSLSLRTFANIRAKIWKGLSFNTQFQYELRKNDNEQYYAVDSYKMRFAINTLTGYNAATNAYTYVDGFSAGGRYKQWSSQASNYSFRNQLDFNQDFGGGKHSVNAIGGFEMRETFVPRTIEQLRYGYDPVTLTSATLNNLSLSQTGVSSYIYGNSATLAALSRTQTEVLHRYFSVFSTAGYTYLSKYNVTGSYRVDRADLFGVDSKYKNRPLWSVGLGWNISNEDFMKDIKWIDMLKLRATYGVSGNIDQSTTPYVTATRKNDNLYSSLQYINITAQPNPMLRWEKTQTTNLGLDYTVLRHKLTGSIDVYRKYSSDLLATTDLDPTVGATSRRINAGALLNRGVEFSVGSEWFNNGDFRINSNVVFGFNKTTVDKITRAQSTSSVYVSSPSNYFFEGDAYNTLYAYKYGGTVNGYPYVLDENGNPSITFDANGNPISTSIKTVTNPNALVKMGSLTPTYTGSLSQRFSYKQFDLNFMFIFSGGNVIRKETIDMSTDAVNLSGITDRYTDAQPNGNTRLYVDLAENVRSYAGTISSQWRNSDVNVVDGDYIKLRNISLGYSLPKSVANQIKMESAKFTFQVNNIWYWSAAGNRIDPEVYSVNSGTRNLPLPKTYLFGFNLTL, encoded by the coding sequence ATGAAATTTAATTTACAAACGAAAAATCCTTACAAAAAATTCGGGAAAAAGATTCCTCGTCTTAGTTTTTCTAATCATGTATGGGCGTTTTGTACGCTGCTCATTCTATTTTGTAGTTTTACCGTTCAAGCACAAAAAGTTAGTGTTAATTTTAAAGATGCACCGCTTGAAACAGTTCTCAAGGAAACTGCCAAACAGGCCAACTATGAAGTTTTTTACAATCAGAATTTACTAAAAAATTCAAACCCTGTAACCATCAATGTAAAAAATTCTAATTTAAGAGAAGCCTTAAATTTGATTTTCAGCAATCAAAATTTAAAGTACACAATTACCAATCAAACGATAGTGGTGACTGCTTTAAAAGAGGAGAATCGGGGAAACGGAATAATAAACATACGCGGAAAAGTACTAAACAGCAAAAATGAGACTTTTCCGGGAATAAATGTTTATATCGCAGGGACTAGCAGACATAGCATAACCGATTATGATGGAAGCTTTTCTTTTGATAATGTGCCATCGGATGGTATCCTCGAATGTTCTGGATTGACTATTGAAAAAAAATCTTTTTCTATTAATGGACGTTCAGAATTAACACTTATCGTTGAAGATAAAATATCAGCGATGAAAGAGGTGGTCGTTACAGGTTTTCAAACGCTTACAAGAAGCCATTCTACAGGTGCAATTGCTCAGGTGAATGAAAAAGTTTTAAATGAAAATATTAATACCAATCTAGCGACGGCTATTGAAGGACGTGTTGCGGGTTTGATGTTTCAGAAAAATCCAACTGGAGCTGCGGCAGATACACCCATATTAAGAGGTATTGGTACCTATTCTTCTTTAGAAGTTGGATACAGTCCACTTTTAGTTATAGATGGGCTACCGACCGAATTGACTCTTGATCAAATTAATCCTTATGACATTGAAAGTGTAAACGTTCTTAAAGATGCCGCTGCCGGATCTATTTATGGTTCAAGAGCAGCAAACGGTATTATTGTTTTGACTACCAAAAAAGGAAATGGTAAGCTAAAAGTGAGTATAAATTCTGATTTCTTTGTTGGTACGAAACCAAATCTTAAAGACATGAATTACGCTTCTACCAGTGAGTTGATAGACTTTGAACAGGCCGTGTATAATAGAGAGCGAGCGAGATTTGCCAACACGACAAGTATGTTCAGTAGTTATGGTGATATTGGAAGCAGCAGCCCAAAGTATTACAGCCCTTTATACCAGCTTAACAGAGATTTGGAAGATGGAAAAATCAATAGTGCAGATTACGGTACTACTATCGCCCAATGGAGAAAGAACGATTATATAAAAGATTATAGCGATAATGTATGGCAAAATGAATACAGACAACGTTACAATATAGCATTTTCAGGGAGTACGAGCAAGCAAAATACATATGTGTCATTAAATTATGACGCTGCAGATAATCGTATCAAAAATAACGATAGTCGCGCATTTAATCTTTATGCAAAAAGCAGTTTTCAGATGAACAACTGGTTAAATGCCACTTTTGGATTAAATTCAACTTATACAAATGAAGATGTTACTGATTCCGATTTTGGAAATTATGATATCCAAAAAAGATACGAGCGCATTACAGACGATAACGGAAATCTTGTAATATCACCTTTTGTAGGCATAAAAGATGGTTTTACGGGCAGCAGTGTTATTAACCCTGCTATGGCTGCAAAAATAAATAGTTTAAGTGGTTTTAAATCCGTAAGATTTAATGTATTGGATGCACTTCAGGAAGGTATTACAAAAGAAAACTCATTAAGTCTAAGAACTTTTGCAAACATTCGTGCTAAAATCTGGAAAGGCTTAAGCTTTAATACACAATTTCAGTACGAATTAAGAAAAAATGACAATGAACAGTATTACGCTGTAGACTCTTATAAAATGCGTTTCGCTATTAACACCTTGACAGGATATAATGCCGCTACAAATGCCTACACTTATGTTGACGGTTTTTCTGCAGGAGGGCGCTATAAACAATGGAGTAGTCAGGCGAGTAATTATTCTTTTAGAAACCAGTTAGATTTTAATCAGGATTTTGGTGGAGGGAAACACTCTGTTAATGCTATAGGAGGTTTTGAAATGCGTGAAACTTTTGTCCCAAGAACAATCGAACAATTAAGATATGGTTATGACCCAGTTACACTTACTTCAGCTACATTGAATAACCTTTCACTTAGCCAGACAGGTGTTTCTAGTTACATATATGGAAATAGTGCAACTTTAGCAGCTTTATCAAGAACACAGACAGAAGTTTTGCATCGCTATTTTTCTGTTTTTAGTACAGCAGGTTATACTTATTTATCAAAATATAACGTAACAGGAAGTTACCGTGTAGATCGTGCAGATTTATTTGGAGTAGATTCTAAGTATAAAAACCGTCCATTGTGGTCTGTAGGTTTAGGATGGAATATTAGCAATGAAGACTTCATGAAAGACATAAAATGGATCGACATGCTTAAACTTAGAGCAACTTATGGGGTTAGCGGAAATATTGATCAAAGTACTACACCGTATGTAACCGCTACAAGAAAAAATGATAATTTATATTCCTCATTACAGTACATCAATATTACAGCACAGCCTAACCCAATGCTGAGATGGGAAAAAACACAAACAACTAACTTAGGTTTAGATTATACTGTGTTAAGGCATAAACTTACAGGTAGTATTGATGTATATCGTAAATATAGCAGTGATTTATTGGCAACAACCGATTTAGATCCTACTGTTGGAGCAACAAGCAGAAGAATTAATGCAGGAGCTTTGCTAAACAGAGGAGTTGAATTTAGTGTAGGTTCTGAATGGTTCAATAATGGTGATTTTCGTATTAATTCTAATGTTGTTTTTGGTTTCAACAAAACAACTGTTGATAAAATTACCAGAGCACAATCAACTTCATCAGTGTATGTTAGCTCACCATCGAATTACTTTTTTGAAGGAGATGCATACAATACTCTGTACGCTTACAAATACGGAGGTACAGTTAATGGATACCCTTACGTATTGGATGAAAACGGAAATCCGTCAATCACTTTTGATGCTAATGGAAACCCTATATCGACGAGTATAAAAACAGTTACCAATCCGAATGCGCTTGTAAAAATGGGAAGTTTAACACCAACTTATACAGGTTCTCTATCACAACGATTCTCCTACAAACAATTCGATTTGAATTTTATGTTTATTTTCTCAGGAGGTAATGTAATACGAAAAGAGACTATCGACATGAGTACTGATGCTGTAAATCTTTCAGGTATTACAGATCGATATACAGATGCACAGCCAAACGGCAATACACGCTTATATGTAGATTTGGCAGAAAATGTGAGAAGTTATGCTGGAACAATCAGCAGCCAATGGAGAAATTCGGATGTAAATGTTGTAGATGGAGATTATATCAAACTTAGAAATATTTCATTAGGTTACAGCCTGCCAAAATCTGTCGCTAATCAAATCAAAATGGAATCAGCAAAATTCACTTTCCAGGTAAACAATATCTGGTATTGGAGTGCTGCTGGAAACCGTATTGATCCTGAAGTCTATTCAGTTAACTCAGGAACACGCAACTTACCATTGCCTAAAACTTATTTATTTGGGTTTAATCTAACACTTTAA
- a CDS encoding DUF3347 domain-containing protein — protein MKRILVIAFICLSTLGHAQLKSSEEVTPDLVEKREAQKKEITKNYLDLKNSLIISDSIAVVKNADALKNSLKNFKFKKLRLEQMNEATTKRREIIDLATQVTATKNINKQRKIVQELSVKFWDLAPKFKAEDATLYLQVCPMTGAVWTSDSKEIKNPYYPKNMLTCGEVKASL, from the coding sequence ATGAAAAGAATATTAGTTATAGCATTCATCTGCTTAAGTACTTTGGGACATGCTCAATTGAAATCAAGCGAGGAAGTAACTCCAGATCTGGTTGAGAAACGTGAAGCACAAAAAAAGGAAATCACAAAAAATTACCTGGACTTAAAAAACAGTCTTATAATTTCAGATAGTATTGCTGTTGTTAAAAATGCAGATGCGTTAAAGAATTCATTAAAAAACTTCAAATTTAAAAAACTGAGGCTTGAACAAATGAATGAGGCTACTACAAAGAGAAGGGAAATTATTGATCTTGCAACTCAGGTAACAGCAACCAAAAACATCAATAAACAAAGAAAAATTGTTCAGGAACTTTCGGTTAAATTCTGGGACTTAGCACCAAAATTTAAAGCTGAAGATGCTACATTATATCTTCAGGTATGTCCAATGACGGGAGCAGTCTGGACAAGCGACAGCAAAGAAATCAAAAATCCTTACTATCCTAAAAATATGCTGACTTGCGGTGAAGTAAAAGCAAGTTTATAA
- a CDS encoding RagB/SusD family nutrient uptake outer membrane protein — protein MKHKYIIILSLMMLTITSCEDYTDVTPKGALVVETASQFYEMVSLPGRGYPINNFQYLVDDQWMKESNVIGKTPNIDIINFTFDETTDRVSLMTGSSFYNQAYTYINRWNTIISLVDNSKGDEKTKQLAKAEAKIYRAYDHFLLVNHYAKGYDPQTAATDGGICIMDKFDLEAQPSKSTVAQVYDFIQKDIEDALPYLQEKPADVYHPSLAFAYAFKAKVHLFKREIASAQAAAEKSLSYNNQIFDMVAYNKQGGPNVVAVPAANNIEVLSYMYMTGYNEMNFAYQYIISPELRTLFGTNDARFNLFFNTTSTTNLDQGSNTAYWATVYTKFFYPTVGMKTTEVYLMLAECYARENKFAEAVDVLNKLRAKRILSGTVNLPVPATRKETMELVINERRKELLLGFNRFFDLKRLNTEAEYAKTITRVFPIVNKTVPQKTYTLQPNSRLYIIPFPLSALTKNPKLTLNTDEKLPF, from the coding sequence ATGAAACATAAATATATAATAATACTATCGCTGATGATGCTAACTATAACATCCTGCGAAGATTACACCGATGTTACGCCTAAAGGGGCTTTGGTTGTTGAGACCGCATCGCAATTCTATGAAATGGTATCTCTGCCGGGCAGAGGCTATCCAATCAATAACTTTCAGTATTTGGTGGACGATCAATGGATGAAAGAATCAAATGTAATAGGGAAAACGCCAAACATCGATATTATCAATTTTACATTTGACGAAACCACTGATAGAGTTTCGTTAATGACAGGTTCTAGCTTTTACAATCAGGCTTACACCTATATCAACAGATGGAACACCATTATTTCATTAGTTGATAATAGTAAAGGAGATGAAAAAACAAAACAATTAGCAAAAGCAGAAGCCAAAATCTATAGAGCATACGATCACTTTTTGCTAGTAAATCACTACGCAAAAGGTTATGACCCGCAGACTGCGGCTACTGACGGTGGTATCTGTATCATGGACAAATTTGATTTAGAGGCACAGCCATCAAAATCTACTGTAGCTCAGGTTTACGATTTTATTCAAAAGGATATAGAAGATGCACTGCCGTATCTTCAGGAAAAACCAGCTGATGTTTACCATCCGTCATTGGCATTTGCTTATGCATTTAAGGCTAAAGTTCATTTATTTAAACGTGAAATCGCAAGCGCCCAAGCAGCAGCAGAAAAATCATTAAGCTATAATAATCAAATATTTGATATGGTAGCTTATAACAAGCAGGGGGGACCAAATGTAGTTGCCGTACCGGCAGCAAATAATATAGAAGTTCTCAGCTACATGTATATGACAGGCTACAATGAGATGAACTTTGCATATCAGTATATCATAAGCCCGGAACTTCGTACTTTATTTGGAACTAATGATGCACGTTTTAATTTGTTTTTCAATACTACCAGCACAACAAATCTGGATCAGGGATCAAATACAGCGTATTGGGCAACTGTATATACGAAGTTTTTTTACCCTACTGTTGGAATGAAAACAACTGAGGTTTATTTAATGCTGGCTGAATGCTATGCCAGAGAAAATAAATTTGCTGAAGCTGTTGATGTATTGAACAAATTAAGAGCAAAACGTATTTTATCAGGTACTGTAAATTTACCGGTTCCAGCCACCAGAAAAGAAACAATGGAACTTGTTATAAACGAGCGCAGAAAAGAATTACTCTTGGGCTTTAATCGTTTTTTTGATCTTAAAAGATTAAACACTGAAGCGGAATACGCAAAGACCATTACAAGAGTATTTCCAATCGTGAACAAGACCGTTCCTCAAAAAACATATACTTTACAGCCTAATTCCAGATTATACATTATTCCGTTTCCTTTGTCAGCTTTAACAAAAAACCCAAAGCTTACATTAAATACTGACGAGAAACTTCCATTTTAA
- a CDS encoding RNA polymerase sigma factor, whose translation MTIYNKYADHILLNLLKEDDQLAYTEIFERYSKILVNHAYKLLGDRDQANDVVQDVFLAIWNKRFEIVLTGSLSSYLYKATKNRILNHIAHEKVVSRYADSILNFIENDYVLADSSFREKELEAIIEKEIALLPEKMREVFLLRKIEELSYEEIALKLNITDKTAKQQVYNSLKILRHKLKSLLGVFIW comes from the coding sequence ATGACAATTTATAATAAATATGCTGATCATATTTTATTGAATCTCCTTAAGGAAGATGATCAATTGGCTTATACAGAAATTTTTGAACGCTATTCTAAAATTTTAGTAAACCATGCTTATAAATTACTTGGTGATCGTGATCAGGCAAATGATGTTGTTCAAGATGTTTTTTTAGCCATTTGGAACAAAAGATTTGAAATTGTGCTTACCGGTTCTCTTTCTTCCTATTTATACAAAGCAACCAAAAATAGAATCCTAAATCATATTGCCCACGAAAAAGTGGTTTCTCGTTATGCCGATTCCATTTTAAATTTTATTGAAAATGATTATGTTTTGGCCGATTCTAGCTTCAGGGAAAAAGAATTGGAGGCCATTATTGAAAAAGAAATAGCCCTACTTCCAGAAAAAATGCGAGAAGTTTTTCTTTTGAGAAAAATAGAAGAACTTTCGTATGAAGAAATTGCGCTTAAATTAAATATCACCGATAAGACTGCCAAACAACAAGTTTATAATTCGCTTAAAATATTGAGACACAAACTCAAGTCTTTATTGGGTGTATTTATTTGGTAA
- a CDS encoding FecR family protein: MNKTEILAMLKKYQNGTLSNADKDKLDAWYLHKASNSNIQLSENELEDSYEYLKSKLPLAQETKVVSLWPRLAVAASIVLLLATGLFYFKKPKEQDIQVAEKPQEIAPGGNKGILTLSNGKQIVLTDVSVKGIVAQEGNQDAVTIKLSEDGVITYIVNPDASKETTNSFNTLSTPTGGQYNIVLGDGTKVYLNAVSSIKYPTQFKGNQRVVEVEGEAYFEVAKNKNKPFIVKSGNQSIEVLGTHFNLHAYNNESVIKTTLLEGSVAVSCNNQKAILKPGEQSNVSDNLNKIAIRKVDTEATIAWKNGRFKFDNDDLKTVMKQLERWYGIKVEYRGDVSDVRFNGGTFMNKNLSEVLKVLELSNIKFKVEGKTIIVYP; this comes from the coding sequence ATGAATAAAACTGAAATCTTAGCAATGCTAAAAAAATACCAAAATGGTACTTTATCTAATGCGGATAAGGATAAGCTAGATGCGTGGTATTTGCACAAAGCTTCAAATAGCAATATACAGCTTAGCGAGAATGAACTGGAAGACAGTTACGAATATCTAAAATCTAAATTACCATTGGCACAAGAAACAAAAGTAGTTAGTCTTTGGCCACGTCTTGCTGTTGCTGCATCAATAGTTTTGTTATTAGCTACGGGATTATTTTATTTCAAAAAACCAAAAGAACAAGATATTCAAGTTGCTGAAAAACCACAGGAAATTGCTCCTGGAGGAAATAAAGGGATCTTGACTCTTTCGAACGGGAAACAAATTGTCCTTACCGATGTATCGGTAAAAGGAATTGTAGCCCAAGAAGGTAATCAAGATGCAGTCACAATCAAATTGAGTGAGGACGGAGTAATCACTTATATTGTTAACCCAGATGCTTCAAAAGAGACTACCAATTCATTCAATACACTTTCCACGCCAACTGGAGGCCAATACAACATTGTCTTGGGTGATGGAACCAAAGTATATTTGAATGCTGTTTCATCCATAAAATACCCAACTCAGTTTAAAGGAAATCAAAGAGTGGTCGAAGTAGAAGGAGAAGCTTATTTTGAAGTGGCCAAAAACAAAAACAAACCTTTTATTGTAAAATCCGGAAATCAATCCATAGAAGTTCTTGGAACCCATTTCAACCTACATGCCTATAATAATGAATCGGTTATTAAAACTACTTTGTTAGAAGGAAGTGTTGCAGTTTCTTGCAATAATCAAAAAGCGATTTTAAAACCAGGAGAACAATCTAATGTTTCTGATAATTTAAACAAGATAGCAATTCGAAAAGTTGATACCGAAGCTACTATTGCCTGGAAAAATGGCCGTTTTAAATTTGACAATGACGATCTAAAAACTGTAATGAAACAATTGGAGCGCTGGTATGGAATAAAAGTGGAATACCGTGGTGATGTTTCGGATGTTAGGTTTAACGGAGGTACGTTTATGAATAAAAATTTATCTGAAGTATTAAAAGTACTTGAGCTTAGTAATATCAAATTTAAAGTTGAAGGAAAAACGATTATCGTTTACCCCTGA